A region from the Spea bombifrons isolate aSpeBom1 chromosome 7, aSpeBom1.2.pri, whole genome shotgun sequence genome encodes:
- the DEXI gene encoding dexamethasone-induced protein: protein MLPPYQNSPGPPLNEQPYMFYLGLFFVNVLILYYAFLMEYIALNVGIVFLPEDIDQALVDLGVLSDPASLLYEAENELLDGYLE from the coding sequence ATGCTCCCCCCGTATCAGAATTCCCCGGGACCCCCACTCAATGAACAGCCCTATATGTTTTACTTGGGGTTGTTCTTTGTCAATGTGCTGATCCTGTATTACGCCTTCCTGATGGAGTACATCGCGCTCAACGTGGGCATCGTTTTCCTGCCTGAGGACATAGACCAGGCGCTGGTGGACTTGGGGGTGCTGTCCGATCCCGCCTCGCTGCTGTACGAGGCCGAAAACGAACTGCTAGACGGCTACTTGGAATAA